From a single Arachis hypogaea cultivar Tifrunner chromosome 3, arahy.Tifrunner.gnm2.J5K5, whole genome shotgun sequence genomic region:
- the LOC112736097 gene encoding alkaline ceramidase TOD1, whose amino-acid sequence MGKLLTNSKSIIVLHSKLLCFSMLYLFISLFLALYAISSKSKCILRSTPFDYPIQDPIFSYPSSYGEHKYAVSTTRSKCSSPVNFSDYRNVLEEIQHFQMNSSPATSSSSSSMAYMQGNADSFGGNLSTHLRFSYFDRRNDSREVPCGFFKRFPIGDSDRIAMEKCSSVVVVSAIFNDHDKIRQPRGLGSKTLENVCFFMFIDDVTLKVLEHHGLISRNSSEHVIGVWRIVVVSKGDLYLNPAMNGVIPKYLVHRLFPNSKFSIWIDAKLQLMVDPLLLIHSLVVAENADMAISKHPYFVHTIEEAMATARWRKWWDINALKLQMETYCENGLKPWSPKKLPFLSDVPDSALILRKHGLRSNVFSCLMFNELEAFNPRDQLAFAFVRDHMNPKIKLNMFEVEVFEQVTVEYRHNLKPSDHRTTPKSARKITKRAKTDYLLHANGNCCGSCQHYLSAMWG is encoded by the exons atggggAAGCTATTAACAAATTCGAAGTCCATCATTGTCCTCCATTCAAAGCTCCTCTGTTTCTCTATGCTCTATCTCTTCAtttctctcttccttgctctctACGCTATTTCCTCTAAATCCAAATGCATATTAAGATCAACCCCATTTGATTATCCCATTCAAGATCCAATCTTTTCTTACCCTTCTTCCTATGGAGAACACAAGTATGCTGTTTCAACCACACGTTCTAAATGTTCTTCCCCAGTTAACTTTTCAG ATTACCGAAATGTTTTGGAGGAAATTCAGCATTTCCAAATGAACTCTTCACCGGCTACAAGTTCAAGTTCAAGTTCTATGGCGTATATGCAGGGGAATGCTGATAGTTTTGGTGGCAATCTCAGCACACATTTGAGGTTTTCTTATTTCGATCGTCGAAACGACAGCAGGGAAGTTCCATGTGGATTCTTTAAGAGGTTTCCAATTGGAGATTCCG ATCGAATAGCTATGGAAAAATGTTCAAGCGTAGTTGTAGTTTCAGCAATCTTCAATGACCATGACAAGATCCGGCAACCAAGGGGCCTTGGatccaaaacactagaaaatGTGTGTTTTTTCATGTTCATAGATGATGTTACCCTGAAAGTGCTAGAACACCATGGATTGATTTCAAGAAATTCCAGTGAACATGTGATAGGTGTGTGGAGGATTGTAGTTGTTTCAAAAGGTGATTTATATTTGAACCCGGCAATGAACGGGGTTATACCTAAATATCTAGTTCATAGGCTGTTCCCAAACTCAAAATTCAGCATTTGGATAGATGCAAAGCTGCAACTAATGGTTGATCCATTGTTGTTGATTCATTCGCTTGTTGTAGCTGAGAATGCAGACATGGCTATATCGAAACACCCTTATTTTGTGCATACAATAGAGGAAGCAATGGCAACTGCAAGGTGGAGAAAATGGTGGGATATCAATGCCTTGAAGTTGCAAATGGAGACATACTGTGAAAATGGATTGAAACCATGGAGCCCCAAGAAGCTTCCTTTTCTCTCAG ATGTACCAGACAGTGCTCTAATACTGAGGAAGCATGGACTTAGGAGCAACGTCTTCTCCTGTTTGATGTTCAATGAATTGGAGGCATTTAACCCAAGAGACCAATTGGCATTTGCATTTGTTAGGGATCACATGAACCCAAAGATAAAGCTCAACATGTTTGAGGTTGAAGTATTTGAGCAAGTGACAGTTGAATACAGGCACAATCTTAAGCCAAGTGATCATAGGACCACTCCCAAGAGTGCAAGAAAAATTACCAAAAGGGCAAAAACAGATTATTTGTTGCATGCAAATGGCAACTGCTGCGGCAGTTGCCAACATTATCTTTCCGCAATGTGGGGGTGA